Proteins found in one Mustela lutreola isolate mMusLut2 chromosome 12, mMusLut2.pri, whole genome shotgun sequence genomic segment:
- the RC3H2 gene encoding roquin-2 isoform X1, translating into MPVQAAQWTEFLSCPICYNEFDENVHKPISLGCSHTVCKTCLNKLHRKACPFDQTAINTDIDVLPVNFALLQLVGAQVPDHQSIKLSNLGENKHYEVAKKCVEDLALYLKPLSGGKGVASLNQSALSRPMQRKLVTLVNCQLVEEEGRVRAMRAARSLGERTVTELILQHQNPQQLSANLWAAVRARGCQFLGPAMQEEALKLVLLALEDGSALSRKVLVLFVVQRLEPRFPQASKTSIGHVVQLLYRASCFKVTKRDEDSSLMQLKEEFRSYEALRREHDAQIVHIAMEAGLRISPEQWSSLLYGDLAHKSHMQSIIDKLQSPESFAKSVQELTIVLQRTGDPANLNRLRPHLELLANIDPNPDAVSPTWEQLENAMVAVKTVVHGLVDFIQNYSRKGHETPQPQPNSKYKTSMCRDLRQQGGCPRGTNCTFAHSQEELEKYRLRNKKINATVRTFPLLNKVGVNNTVTTTAGNVISVIGSSETTGKIVPSTNGISNAENSVSQLIPRSTDSTLRALETVKKVGKVGTNGQNATGPSTESVTENKIGSPPKTPVSNVAATSAGPSNVGTELNSVPPKSSPFITRVPVYPQHSENIQYFQDPRTQIPFEVPQYPQTGYYPPPPTVPAGVAPCVPRFVRSSNVPESSLPPASMPYADHYSTFSPRDRMSSSPYQPPPPQPYGPVPPVPSGMYAPVYDSRRIWRPPMYQRDDIIRSNSLPPMDVMHSSVYQTSLRERYNSLDGYYSVACQPPSEPRTNVPLPREPCGHLKTSCEEQIRRKPEQWAQYHTQKAALVSPTLPVATQSPTPPSPLFSVDFRTDFSESVSGTKFEEDHLSHYSPWSCGTIGSCINAIDSEPRDVIANSNAVLMDLDSGDVKRRVHLFETQRRTKEEDPIIPFSDGPIISKWGAISRSSRTGYHTTDPVQATASQGSATKPISVSDYVPYVNAVDSRWSSYGNEATSSAHYIERDRFIVTDLSGHRKHSSTGDLLSIELQQAKSNSLLLQREANALAMQQKWNSLDEGRHLSLNLLSKEIELRNGESDYTEDTSDTKPDRDIELELSALDTDEPDGQAEQIEEILDIQLGISSQNDQLLNGTAVENGHPVQQHQKEPLEQKRQSLGEDHVILEEQKTILPVTSCFSQPLPVPISNASCLPITTSVSVGNLILKTHVMSEDKNDFLKPVANGKMVNS; encoded by the exons GTGTAGCTAGTTTGAACCAGAGTGCACTGAGCCGTCCAATGCAAAGGAAACTGGTGACACTTGTAAACTGTCAACTGGTGGAGGAAGAAGGTCGTGTCAGAGCAATGCGAGCAGCCCGTTCGCTTGGAGAAAGAACTGTAACAGAACTAATATTACAGCACCAGAATCCCCAGCAATTGTCTGCCAAtctgtgggctgctgtcaggGCTCGAGGATGCCAGTTTCTGGGGCCAG CTATGCAAGAAGAGGCCTTGAAGCTGGTATTGCTAGCATTAGAAGATGGTTCTGCTCTCTCAAGGAAAGTACTGGTACTTTTTGTTGTGCAAAGACTAGAACCAAGATTTCCTCAGGCATCAAAAACAAGTATTGGTCATGTTGTGCAACTACTGTATCGAGCTTCATGTTTCAAA GTTACCAAAAGGGATGAAGACTCTTCCCTGATGCAGCTAAAGGAAGAGTTTCGGAGTTACGAAGCATTACGCAGAGAACATGATGCCCAAATTGTTCATATTGCTATGGAGGCAGGACTCCGTATTTCACCCGAGCAGTGGTCCTCACTTCTCTATGGTGACTTGGCACATAAATCACACATGCAGTCTATCATTGATAAG CTGCAGTCTCCAGAATCATTTGCAAAGAGCGTCCAGGAATTGACAATTGTTTTGCAACGGACGGGTGACCCAGCTAACTTAAATAGACTGAGGCCTCATTTAGAACTTCTTGCAAACATAGACCCTAATCCAG ATGCTGTTTCGCCAACTTGGGAGCAGCTAGAAAATGCAATGGTAGCTGTTAAAACAGTGGTTCATGGCCTTGTGGACTTCATACAAAATTATAGTAGAAAAGGCCATGAGACACCTCAG ccTCAACCAAACAGCAAATACAAGACTAGCATGTGCCGAGATCTGCGTCAACAAGGAGGGTGTCCCCGAGGAACAAACTGTACTTTTGCCCATTCTCAGGAAGAGCTTGAAAA GTATCGATTAAGGAACAAAAAGATCAATGCAACTGTAAGAACATTTCCTCTTCTAAATAAAGTTGGTGTAAACAACACTGTCACAACCACAGCCGGAAATGTCATTTCTGTCATAGGAAGTTCTGAAACAACGGGGAAAATTGTTCCAAGTACAAACGGAATTTCAAATGCAGAAAACAGTGTTTCCCAGCTAATCCCACGTAGTACTGACAGTACGTTAAGAGCTCTGGAGACTGTGAAGAAGGTGGGGAAGGTTGGCACTAATGGTCAGAATGCTACTGGGCCTTCTACAGAGTCTGTCACTGAAAA TAAAATTGGCTCTCCACCCAAGACTCCTGTAAGTAATGTAGCGGCTACCTCAGCTGGGCCTTCTAATGTTGGAACAGAGCTGAATTCTGTGCCTCCAAAATCCAGCCCATTTATAACTAGAGTACCAGTATATCCTCAGCATTCTGAAAACATTCAGTATTTTCAAGATCCAAGGACTCAGATACCCTTTGAAGTCCCACAGTACCCACAGACAG GGTACTACCCACCACCTCCAACGGTACCAGCTGGTGTGGCTCCCTGTGTTCCTCGCTTTGTGAGGTCCAGTAATGTTCCAGAGtcctccctcccacctgcttCTATGCCATATGCCGATCATTACAGTACATTTTCCCCTCGAGATCGAATGAGTTCTTCTCCTTACCAGCCGCCTCCTCCGCAGCCATATGGACCAGTTCCCCCAGTACCTTCTGGAATGTATGCTCCTGTGTACGACAGCAGGCGCATCTGGCGCCCACCTATGTACCAACGAGATGACATTATTAGAAGCAATTCTTTACCTCCAATGGATGTGATGCACTCGTCTGTTTATCAGACATCTTTGCGAGAAAGATATAACTCATTAGATGGGTATTATTCCGTGGCTTGTCAGCCACCAAGTGAGCCAAGGACAAATGTGCCTTTACCAAGG GAACCTTGTGGTCATTTGAAGACCAGTTGCGAGGAGCAGATAAGAAGAAAGCCAGAGCAGTGGGCACAGTACCACACTCAGAAAGCAGCTCTTGTGTCTCCAACTCTTCCTGTGGCAACACAGTCACCAACACCACCTTCTCCTCTATTCAGTGTAGACTTTCGCACTGAC ttctcTGAGAGTGTGAGTGGTACAAAATTTGAAGAAGATCATCTTTCTCACTATTCTCCCTGGTCTTGTGGCACCATAGGCTCCTGTATAAATGCCATCGATTCAGAGCCCAGAGATGTAATTGCTAATTCAAATGCTGTATTAATG GACCTGGACAGTGGAGATGTTAAGAGAAGAGTGCATTTATTTGAAACCCAGAGAAGGACAAAAGAAGAAGACCCAATAATTCCATTTAGTGATGGACCTATCATCTCAAAATGGGGTGCAATTTCCAGATCTTCACGTACAGGTTATCATACCACAGATCCTGTCCAGGCCACTGCTTCCCAAGGAAGTGCCACTAAGCCTATCAGTGTATCAG ATTATGTTCCTTATGTCAATGCTGTTGATTCAAGGTGGAGTTCATATGGTAATGAGGCCACATCATCAGCACACTATATTGAACG GGATAGATTCATTGTTACCGATTTATCTGGTCATCGAAAGCATTCCAGTACTGGAGACCTTTTGAGCATTGAACTTCAGCAG gCCAAGAGTAACTCACTGCTTCTTCAGAGGGAGGCCAATGCTCTGGCCATGCAACAGAAGTGGAATTCCCTGGATGAAGGCCGTCACCTTAGCTTAAATCTTCTAAGCAAGGAAATTGAACTGAGAAATGGAGAG agtgATTATACAGAAGATACAAGCGATACTAAGCCTGATAGGGATATTGAGTTAGAGCTTTCGGCACTTGATACTGATGAACCTGATGGACAGGCTGAACAAATTGAA gAGATCCTGGACATACAGCTTGGTATCAGTTCTCAAAATGATCAGTTGCTGAATGGAACAGCAGTGGAAAATGGGCATCCAGTCCAGCAGCACCAAAAGGAGCCGCTGGAGCAGAAGAGACAGAGTTTAGGTGAAGACCATGTGATTCT GGAGGAGCAAAAAACAATTCTGCCGGTAACTTCTTGCTTTAGCCAGCCACTCCCAGTGCCCATTAGCAATGCAAGTTGCCTCCCCATCACCACGTCTGTCAGTGTTGGCAACCTCATTCTGAAAACTCATGTTATGTCTGAAGATAAAAACGACTTTTTAAAAcctgttgcaaatgggaagatggTTAACAGCTGA